AGGTGTGACAGGGGCCCGAAACAGAAAAGTATTTATTATCCCCTGCGGCTTGAGACGTCAATCAAATGAGACATTAATTAAAAGGTGCGGCTTGTAGAGGAATTTCGAAAGTCAAACTATATCATTCGGTAATTTAAGAAGTGTCTTTCTCATCGTAGATCCATTTAATATCGTGAATTCAgcatatttacaaaaaaattatgtaTGCTACACGCATATAACCCAACCCCCAATATGCAcatatcaataaaaaaaaattcaataaatagcTGGTGCAATGACCAGCATTGAATGGTAAGGACAATTCGCAAAAATAGCTATTTCCTTCTAATGTCTATGGAACCATTAACACAATTAACTTTCGTACGCCTTTGTAGAAGTTATTCAGCAAGGGGTTGTTTTTGAGAGACTCTTTCAGACACCTCCAATTCTTTgaatataatttgtttaacgCTCACGCATAATGAATGGCACCCCGACACAAacgttttatgttttgggtttttttatgtatcgCGTTCTTACCATTCATCTTACCATGACCTCAAACCAAATGCGAGCCAAATTGTTGTATCGCCGAAGGCACAACCGTTCACCCTTCGAAGGGTTCCAGCAGAGACTAAAACAGAAGTGACGTGCTCTTACACTTTGGTATGCACAATGTTGAAGTTAATATAAAATGAAACTGTCGATTACACAACATCAAATAACAATCTCTAATCCAAAGCGGTAGCACCCACGTGCCAATAGAATAACCTATGGTAGGAAGTCGATGTCGTTTATGCATTCTTCAATGGAAAAAATCACAAGGAAATTGCAGTACACACGGATGAATACACTATCAAATGATAATGATTATTCATCAAAACTTCCCCTCCCTATTTTCTACCCAACGATCAGACAAGAGTGAAGGCGTAACTTTTCCGACTAGCTACCTTTTCATTTGCTGCTACAAAAATTGATCACGTTGGGCACTTCctgttccatttttcttcgcaTCATTTTGGCTTGTGGTTCATGAAAAGCGTCGCATAAGAGAAACcgttgatggtgttgatgatgatgaccagCCACAAGCACACTTCGGTCGTAAATAATATACGCTTCCATACGTCTACTTGGTGCTCTGTCATTTCACTACGACAGTGTGATTTTGTCTTTCAATGCAAAATCATTTTGCTATAGAGTAGCTTCATCGTTTCAGTTGTGGGACACAACCGTTCTATTCGCCACAATTTCCACAAaaatatcatcatcgtcatccctTTGGCTGGCGTTGATTGCGACCCCTACGAACCCCTCCAGCGAGCGTCACTGATCGCGTTTTTGTGAACGCTCACCAGAGTTCAAGGTCTTTTcgaggggtgtgtgtgtgtgtgtgttttttttttgttgtatattgCTAAGGGACGAGAGAATTAATCAATTCCGCTCAAAAGCATGGACGTCGAAGCTTATGTGTGGCTTCACACGCGAATTATTGCTATGTTTGAGCGGATGTCCCCAAAAAGAAATATATAGCGGACGTTTAATAGTAAACCGTAATAGTAAACAccaaaatgcataaataaataaagctaaTGCATCAGATGAGCTAAGGAATCAGATTTTCCCTATGATTCCTTCAATATGCAGCAACATGATGCACATATTTCAGAGAAGTAGAACATTGACGGAATTTATTAGAACGTGTTTCTccgtttctctctttctctccctcgtTTCGATGTGCAATGCGCATCGTACTAGATCGGCAAAGTAGTTGCCGCGTTGCGATGGGAATGCCGCCTTGGTCAGTCATACTGTTTTAATTATGGCTGGAAATAATTATCAACCTTCCACGTCTCAGTTCACATTCACAACCTGCGCTGCACAGTCGTGTCGTGATGATTTAAAAAGAATAGTTTCTTCCTACGATCAGGTGTTGGCATAAGTTTTAACACTGATACTGTAAATGTTATAATTTATCGATTGTTGTTAAAATGCAAACagatataaaaatgattttttttatcggcaaCAATAACCAGAAGAGATACGTGGTCTAACGGGCCTCTGACATTCTTGGCTTTCTGTGACcttatttactcgtagctggatagttagTACTGCGTaagggggattggtccggatgggattttggtccagtcagTTAGTAAAAATACCGGCGCctctaccatcatgccaccgggcctcCGCTACATGTTAATGattaatgtttattaatttatttgtccAACGAGGGTGGAGactattttaacaaatatGTTGATACATACAATGACAAAGACGCTTGAAGCGAGCGAGTTTCGTGCAGAATTTAACTGAGTCTAGAGGTTGTACGAGAAACAACCAAAGATAGCCAATTCACTAGTGACTGTTCGTCGTTGATTCCTAGTAGTAGTCCTGCTATAAATAAAATCTGGGCCCTGTCGCGCCTTACTTCTAAGGTCATAACTTGGATTCATATCACTACCAATTCTTCTTTTCTCTGGAAAGCAGATTATGTAttatttctccttttttgcaaatcgaATGCACTATAGTATTAAACAATCTCTCCCGCTAAATGCCACTTCAAGCTAGCTAATGAACCGTTCGGCCGCCGCCAAGCACCGTTTTGTGGCAGTTTTCTTGAACAATTACTATAATGTCTCACGCTTTGTATGCACCATTTAAACCCCCCTAGCTTACTGACATGAGCTGCACTGCGTGCACACTTCCGTGCATTGCAATCGGTGCATTGACGCAAATTGTACAAAACCTTGCGGGTGGGTTACTGCAAAAGTACTAAGcagtttttgacatttttaaaAACCCAGCCCATTAAACGAAAGCTAAACCGATTAAAGCAACGTTGGCAAGATACGCTTCGCTAATTTTGCACCCTAGCTACATGAAGCGGACGAAGTTTTACGCTCGGCAGTGTATGAAgctatgtttatttatataaaaaataacttatCATCCCATCCTTCTCCGCCTTTAGACAGACAGCTGGACGGCGGCTCAAGCATCTCACAAAGAAGGGAACCTCATTTGTTCGTCTCATCAGCGGATTGGCTATGATGGTTTGTGCGAAAgcgtttgcaataaaaatggaaacatgcCACTTTTATGACACGATTGCTTcgatgcattttctttttcgaagCATCGCGTTTGCTTTGTACTGTATGCCCGAAGGgggtgcgttttgttgaaGATAGCGcatcattttactttttttttttaaagtaaggAAACTTTCTTGATCTACTTGAGAGAACAACATTCCTCCCGTTCAACGGATGAAGCTCGAGTTTCGAGCAATACCAAGATTGTCATCGGAACAAATGACTGCGTTTCACATGCacaaacccccaaaaacgTAGCAAAAAAACCTTCTTGTATCACTTTTACGACCATTTTGCTTGAACTCGAGATTGGCAAACGCTAACCGAAGCGTAGACACCGCCGCGTCCAAACGAAACCCGCGACTCATCATGGATCAACGAACGCGCGCGCGGCATTTGACTTCCTCTTGGGATACCGGTTTTGCTGAATTTTATTGCGTCAAAAATTCTGACcccttctcttttttttggaagTGGTTGGGCTACGCTGATGTCATCTTACTGGACGCTTCCGCTGCCGGGTAATACAGTTGTTCTTCCGTTTGCAATCGCCACTTTTGATCACGTGCAAACATTTATCACTGCACCGATATCTTTCACCACCGTTACTTTACACACTTGCTTTTATCGTctgaaataaaatcacagcTCACATAATGCTAGTCACAAAACCCGAATCCCGGCAATCAGGAACCAACGGTATGATAATTCTTGCAAGATTCCGCAAACCAAACCCCCACACACCTATATCAACACAAGCAGTTTTGCGGGCTCTATTGAACAGCAACAATTACTATCCTTCCTGAGCAAACCACTACACTATCGCACAAATCCAAGCGTGCTGCGAGCAAAACCGAGATTCCGACAGTTCCATCAGATTACAGCACACTTGAGCtgggcagtttttttttttttgttgggatcTTCCAAATGGTGAAACGGGTACAAGtgataaacacaaacaatacgCAATGATGCAGAACGCTGCACTCCGCGGCGACCTTCCTTAACTTTACCTTTTGTACCCTACTGACGCACCGTAACCGCCCGATATGAGTGCTGAATGCCGAATGATTGCGGTAAAACAACTTGCCACGAAATGGGTGCCGCGAACCgcggtttttgtttatttttcccctgCGTCAAGCGACGTGATGGAACTCACCAGGTCCACACGTCAAACAATCATCGTTTTAGCGTTAATTTGGACCACTTTTTTAATGGATAGAGCACAAAAATAATTCTCATGAATTGGATTGTGCCACTAATTATTACTCCTACAACACATTTACTAATCTTCGTACCTTTCTTCCGCAGCCGCAATCACCGCACCGCAGTCAACCAAAAAACATGCGAAATGTGTGAAGTTACAGTTGTAACGCTCAGTAACGTTATTTTTTGTGTAGACTGTTGTTTATCACAACGAAAGTTCTTTTCtaatttaattctttctttaatttctttaCTTTAATAGTTAAATCCTATACAAAGAAATCAAAAGCGTTTGTCATTCCATAATAAAGCATTATGAATGTATCATTCCTTTTACTGCGAAACGTCATCGTTCGGATTTGCCGGTTCGTGTCACTTGTTGTTCTAAATGCGTGACCACGGCCATAAAAGTTTTCTCTTGCGTATAGATACTTGATTATAGAATCATCAATGACTCGACATGTGTGAATTTTTATAGCTTAAAGAGACTGAATTCCAAAGGAATTCTTTCGTCCCTGTCGACAAGTTTGATGATGAGTGCCAAATAGTGGAGCTCGTTATATTCATAACGGCAGTTTTTGTTACATGGCAGGTTGTAACGGAATGTGAGTGTTCGATAGCTGTCATTgagcagtgttgccaaatgTAATACTGTCGTTTCtcatttgttcattttgtaattttgaaaTTGTGGTAAAAGTTTTATCTAAATTTTtaacttcattttttgttttagagatttaaatttaaaatatggGTTGATTCCGGAAACCCAAGTAACAATTAAAAGAACAatacagcaaaataaaatcatcttGCTCGTAACTTTGATGTAAAACCTAGTTAGCAGCAATTGAACTTGATAAGAATGATTGACATAGAACGAATTCACAACACATCTGGTTTGGATTCAATTCCAGAATGTACCGATTCCATCATACCGAAAACATACTATTTGCACTAATCGTATACCTTCTAGTCTTGATAAGTATGTGCATAATGGATGAAGCGTATTGCTGTCACTCATGGGTGGATACAACTCATATCAGATGATAAAGAAGCATTCACACAAAATGGCAGTGAAACTCTATTGTAGCTACATGACGCACGGattgaatgcaaataaattacacaTGTGTATGGATGCAACTAACACATATCTGTTAAACGGAAGtgcaaaatgatgatgaatcaTCAAATGAGTACCATCCATCAAAGCATGATGTCGTAGTCTAGTTCGAGAAATAGCAACAGTATCTACTGCGATCTAGTATAACTCGATGCAAATACGAAAATATGAAGGGAAAAAATCTATTTTGCTCAATTATGCGTAAATGAACATTATATAATGGTAAAATAGAATAGGGAAAGAAGGTGGGATgaaggaaaagtttgtttCTTGGTTGAATTACCATGACAgttgacagctgtcatttGTCATATTTCGGGAATTTGCCATGTTGACAGTTGCCTGTCATGGCAGGCATCCCTGTTATTCTCGCAAGCAAATGATCGGTCGCACTGTTTTCTCGCATTTTCACACAAATACACCCACAAAAAGTAtataattttgttgaaaaatgtagCATAGTGTTTGTGATAACGTCAGTACAGGTCGAAGAGCTTAAAATTGCTGCCTTTTCGTGACGCGCTTCGATCGGACACCATCTTTGGGAGTTTAGCTAGCGAAAATTTTGTTCGATGAATTGCGACTATTTGTGTACTGTGGAATTGTTGAAGTGGAAAACAACTTTACTTGacggaaaataaacaaattgcaACTTTTCAAGTGTCCAACGGTACAGTGAAACGACCAAATACAGAGAAAGGGTGAATCCATTTTGACGGTGTCAAAATGCCAGCCGAATATTACGATGAAGATGGTAAGTCAGAACAAACATTTGCGGTAGTTGTAAAGAGCAGTTTTAGCTGCACAGCGCTCTGTAAATAGTAATATTCTCAATGTAGacaaataaatgaagaaaGCAATTGAACGCTTTGGATGGTAgtggaaataatttgtttagcTGTTCGGAACAATACGCAGCCCAGTCTTGATTACAGTGCGGGCTGAAAAACTGAAACACATCAGTATTTTAAAGCTAAACACTTTCATTTCCGGAGCGATTTACTATTGTATGAACGCTCTGcatatttgaaatattcaGCGTTATGGGAATGATTaaaagtttatgttttatttataacagACCATATTGCTAAATATCGATCAGATctttaaaacaatcaattctTATGCATCAATTTCTTATGACTGTAAAATCATGCCGAAATATGGCACGGACTATTTCTTGAACGATTCCGTGGAAAAGAGGTTCCACTAAACAACAATGCCAGTATCTCAGCAGCCGTTTTCATTGAAATAGGATTTAGGAAGGAAATAGGAAAATAGGAAACACATCAGTTGCTattgtaattaaataaaaaaaataccgtcAATTTTTTGGATTAGTCAAATAGCGTTGTCGGTAACAAATGACTTTAAATCACACCGGCATTAATATATCCGTTTATGTTGAAACGGTATTTGCCTGAACCAAAAGACTGCCTTCAATCAAAGGCTTATTTGCTTTCGGCCAAAACAAGCTAAACCCGACATCGGTTGTAACGAAAATGTAGAGAGCTAAGAGCATATTATGTTGTATGATTAAAATCTTGTTTGTTATGTTGTACTATAAATAATTTTGGTACATTTCTTCCTTCGAATAGGATTCCGGTTGACGTTTGATAATGAAACGGCGGACGAGGAGAAGCAGTTTTACATGCGCGTTTTCCCGAACGTAAGCAAGATCGCGGACCGCAAGGTACACTGCACTACATGCGATGCGCACATCGGTACGGCACCGGTAACGGAAGCGATCATTCGGATGCATCCGGTGCTGCGATTAACACACTGCAGAAGCTGTCATGCCTTCTACAACAGCGGCGAGTTCGATAAGGGCGAAGATGGCAGCGAACTTTATTGCCGCTGGTGCGGTCAAGGCGGTGAAGTTTACTGCTGCTCTCGGTGTCCGTACGTTTTCTGCAAGAAATGCATCACGCGAAATCTTTCCAAGGAATGTGTGCGGGATATAGTGGAGAACGAAAACTGGCACTGCTTCAGTTGTGCTCCAAACATTTTGTGGCAACTTCGTGCCCAGCACTGGGCGTTGGAGAACTatatcgaaaaacaaaagaagtaaGTAAACGAACATTTCAACGGTTTGCAGCAGCATCTAACGCAACGCATTACCTTTCGATTTAGGGAGATCAAAAACCAGCAACTATCTGGAAGCACTATTAGCGCACTGATGAAACAGGATCGTACGTACTGCTGTCAGAGCAAAGGTGTAGCCCGTTTGAAAGGAAGCAGCCCAGCTGTAGCTTCGGTTCCCAAGAAAGCACCCAAACGCACGTACAGCGAATCgggaacaaaaaggaaaccttCACAAGATAACACAGCATCATTTTCGAGCGACTCAAGTGGTTTGGGGCCTCAGTTAACGCACTCTATTCTGGGGGATTTAAGCTTGGATATCACTCCGGTAGCGTCATCATCAATTGCCACTGCGTCAGGTTCGTCGTCTGTAACGAAACCAACTTCGTCAGGAAAGATATCTGCAGGCagtgcgcaaaaaaaacagccgaAAGCGCTTACGTTTGACAACAAATCACCCGCAACGTCCACACCACCTGCAAAGAAAAAGCGTGTAGGAAATAACGAAGTAGTTTGCACGCCCGACATATTGAGCATGTTATCTGATGAAAATCCTGCGAGTGAAAAACCCGTGTCCAGGCCGCAAGTTGTTTCCGTCGGCACTAAAGCACTATTTCCTGTTGCTGCCAAACCTGGCGGGTTCGGCAACCCTCCCGTTCCTGCTATAGTACCGCTGTCGATAGGAAATGTTGCATCGGGTACTCCTACTAAGACGAATATTCCGAAGCAAAAAGTTATCTTGCACCAGTCCATGCCTCGTAATTTGGCGGTTAGTGTACCAGCAAAGCGCGTCGGTCTGACGTCAATGAGCGGACAGACGGATTCCGCTTTAAAACAAGAGTCAGTAACGCATACCGTACGTGTGCCGTCTTCAACAGTACAAAGACAGTCAAATGCAGGCTCACCGTTATTAGCTATGttcgaaggtttcaaaattGATCTGCACACTGCCAGCCAGCAGGGTACGTATCGATTACCGAATGGTAAGGTAATATCCGTGCGTCGGCAATTGTTGGATAATACGGCTGCAACGGACACGCCTGCCAAACAGTCGCAACCTAGTGTCGCGAACGCTTCAATACCGATGCCGCCTGCGGGTCTTGTCCCAATCCCAACGGCACGTTTGCTACTAAACAATAATACACAGGTGCAGCAGGCAGCTGGTCCGGCGATCATTCGTAATGGTCAGGATCAACAGTTGAGGCGtatgcaacaacagcaattgcaaaagcagcaacatttgctgcagcaacaacagcgctttcagcagcaacaacaacatttgcaacaacaacagcacttgcagcaacaaataaacatgCAGAATCAATATACACAACAGTTGCAGCGAAtccagcaacaacagcgaaTGTCACCGGGTCAGCGTGGACCACAATTAACGCCTACGCGAATGCAGCAGTCTCTGCATCAGCGTCCACCGTTGCATACTCTGCAACCAGGACCTGGTATTGCCAGGCAATCGGCTAATTCCGCACCGAATGCAACAGTAGTGCAAGGTACTCCAGATTCTACTCAGTCAGATTGGGATAATTTGCATCCGTATTCGATAGTGCATGTCCTGAGTGGACTAGTAAATGGACCGCACGAGAACACTCCGCTCGGTAACTCCCGGAAGGACTTTGAAAAGGCTATGTTGGCGGGGGCAGAGATTTGTAAACACATTCTTGCCAAGATCGCTACGCTGGTTAATTCCAAAGCGTACAGCAATGTGCGCAATCTCCACGATTTGAAGGAATTGTTTATTCATCTGTCCTACCTCGTGACGTACGGTATTGGACGCTTCAAGACGCTTCATGACCGTTGTGTGAATGACGTTAAGAAAATGGGCTTCACACAGGATTCCGACTTTGTAATGGTTGGCGATAGGATGGTGAATTGCACTAAGGAAGCAGACAGCCAAAGCGAGAATGAAGAAGATGATGATTGCGAAATTATCGAGCAGCCTCAAACGGTTATTGAAGTCGATTCGGACGATGAAGTACCATCAAGTAAGGAGGGTACGGTagaacaagcaaaacaacctGTTGCCAGTGACATCAAGGAGAAGTCTGTCCCAGAAGAACGCAACACATCCATGTCGCTTACAGTGGGAGATATCAAGGTAACGTGGAATGTGGTCGGCGTTGTTGACAAACCTTCAGAATCACAGAATACTGCTGTCGCAACTTCGAGTGTGACAACCACCGATAAAGAATCGGACGGGTGTCAGGGAGCCAGTAAGGTATCGACAGAGCTTGTTGAAAGTACCACAGCGACAAAAGATCAAGTTGGCAGTGTATCGAGTATGGAGCAGAAAAATCCTACTGATGGTGATGCTGCCTCCACCGATGCATCCACAGAACGTAGCGAACTTTCCCGGAATGATGATCAAGATCAGCAAAGCAAATCATGTAAGTTCTATGTTGTCATGCACCACAGTATAGCCCGTTTTGAATAGTATGTAAATTATATAATTGCATGATGGCGTGTATTTGTAtcagtaaattaaaaaaaatggcgcaAATGGGCACATAAATATCCTTGATTAAGTTGATCTTACTTTTTTAAATCTACAGCTAGTGATTGATTCTTAAAACTATAACAAAGAATATGCGTGAGAAAGATGAAAATTCATGATCAAATTGTTGTTCCAAGGATTCAAATTGTTCCTATTACTTGTTTTTTAATTGCAGCCCGCAATTGATCAAATTTTAGAAGTGccgtagaaaaaaatattacgtttgaattttatcaataatatttatttcagcTTATGGTTGTCATTTGAATGTTTACaataatattttcctttttatattGCTTACTTTAGCTGCGTCTGAAAACAACGAAGTTCAGAACAGTGGGGAAGATAAGGATGAGCAGGTGGAACTAATTGAAATATCGGATAAAGAAGTATCAGAACTGTTGGACATTCATATGACCAACGAAGAAGCAACGTTGAAGGAAAATTCAAGCGAACCAAAAGAAACCGTTGGATCGATGGAAGTAATAGATTTGGACGACGATGTTCCTCATTTGGAAAATCAAAATGGTTCAAAAAAATTTGAGCAAGAAAGTGGCGTCGATAAAATCGTTACAGCCAACAAATGTGATGTAGTAAAAACAACCGACGAAAAGGatgataaaaatgatggtacCAGCAAACTTTCGGATGATACGAATGAAAGTTCTGCCGTACAAAAGGAACGAGTTGATTCTGCGAACAAGCCTGGATCCGATCAAAACGCTCCCAACGCTAAAAAAGAGCTATCAGCTACGGTAGAGAAATCACAGCAAAAAGACGTGGATAATGTAACTGGGACAGATCGTGGACAAGGTATGATCAATGACACTACGCTGCTCGATGAGTTGGATCGCTCGTCCAAGGGAAGCAGCAGTGAAATTCTTAATTTAATGGATGCGGCTGATGATAGCTACCATAGCGATAGTTCCGATTTGGAATATAGCTCCGAATACGTCATGCAGCATACAGAAAAACAATTGGGTGCAACACTTGATCGCTGTGAAGTATCATCGAAAGAGAAAGCAATTGTGGAAGAAAAGTGTAAAGAAAAAGCTGCTGTTCCGGTGGATAGCACCGGAACTGCAGTTGAAGATAAAGTTTCAAAGGAGCAGAAGAATGAACTGTCCCATGGTTCAAAAGAGCAGAATGTGAATGAACCAATAGAAGCTATAGATCTTTTGGATAGCAGtgaagaaagtgaaattaGCAAGTCAACCGCCTTGCGAGACATTGATGTACCAGAAGAAGGTACACCTGATTCAGAAATACTTGAGGAATCATCTGCTGGAACAAAAGAAAGTACAGTAAATTTAGAAAACGATAAGGAGGAATCGTCTGTTGTAGAGGATCAGACCGTAGATCCAGTCGAGAAACAGTCGGCCAAACCGCAAACATCAACTGACGATGATATTGAAGCGCAGGATAAAAATTCCACAGACGACGTACCTACGGTAgatgaaacggaaaagaagGCAATAGTGAAGGATGGATCGGAAGACAAGGTGAATGATGAgatggatggaaaagaaaaagattataaggaaggaaaggaaaaggatgagaaggaagaaaaagaaaaatatgagaaggaaggaaaggaaaaagataAGACGGAAGGAAATGACCAAGATCTAATGGAGaaaaacgaggaaaaaaagatgGAGCAAGATGAGAACAAGATGAGAGAGGAGAAAGATGAGATGAAAACCATTAATGAGTTCAATGCAAACGATTTTACAGACAAGGACAAACATGCTCCCGAAAACACTACGAAAGATGTTGATGCAGCAAATGTAGAAACTAGCAGCACAAAGAGGGCAAATGAATCCAGTAGCGATGGAGTTACGAATGAAATTGCTGGAAAACCGAATTCAACTGATGTGGATTGTGAGCACGATGTTTCCATAAGCAAATCAAAGAATGATGAACACGAAATATCTCTAGAAAGCTCAAATGACAAAATTGATCAGGAACCAATGGAGGTAGACGCTGATGTGCAGTCATCATCGGTTGATGTTGCCATCGTGGAGCAGGAAGATGAACAGCCCATGGAAATCGCTGTTGAAGTAACTGGAGATTTACAGAAAATAGAACCGTCTTGCTCGGTTGAGAAGCATTCTGAAGAGCTGGAGATGGAGCAAGATGCGCTATTGGTTGAAGTAGCAAAAGATGCAAAACACTTAGTGCCACTTTCAGAGAAAACTTACACTCCGCACACTCGCAAGGATTGCACAATAGTTGACGTCattgaaacgaaaaaccaGTGCTACCGTAGTACTGACGAAAAAGACAAAGAAACGCAACGATCCACTGAGAAGCTACTGGTAGATAGTGTAAATGAGCAGTTAGTAAAAGATGGATCAAACGAGGAGGAAAATGCTGTAAGCCATACTACTGCGGAAACTGTTGAAAACCAGGGTAATGAAGGGGTGCTCTGTAGTGATCAGGATAGGATGGAACCGgttgaggaagaaaaaatgaatgaaaggaatgaaaagcattttaacaatttatctGACACTGCTGAACAGGTGAAAGATACGAATAAGAGTACAGAAAAGGAGGAAATTAAAGATATGCATTTCACCAATCCACCAGATACTGCAACAAGGGCCTGCGAACAAGGGCAAGATAAGGAGGCGTCTACCGCAATGGAAGTAGATTCGACAAATAGTTAGAACTCGAAGTCATTTTCTGTGTAATTTTCTATGTACAACTTACTCTCGTAAAGAGCGTCATCTCCGAATATGACCCAACACGTTACTTTAGAAGGATAGTAGGTGTTATTATACTACAACTGTACAATATAATCCTTAAGATTCGCTACACCCCATTATGGCCGTAGGTTAAGGTATTACCTACCGGTGTACAACCCTAAGCTGAGCTTAGTCGTAGGGTTATTCAGTACTGTAACGAATAACATTTCTCACATGTGCGATATATGAATACAATAAATCTAATTACGAGTCATGAATTCCCTTAAAATGGCAGTAGCTTATGAGTGTGGAACCTTCGAAATGAGATCCTGGTTGAGAATTACAAACAGATTATGAAACTGCAAGCGAATGATTGCGGTGGGCAAAGCAAACGAGTATACCGTGCCGTTTTCGTTATTTGAAGAATAAGCCATTTTGGCTGGGCTGGGTCGAGTATAGCGCAgatcggaaaagaaaaaaaccaaaatgaaTTCCTGACGGCAGATTTAAGCGCTAACGTCCAAATCCCAGTACACGGCTACCTTCGTTAAACTATTTATTACGTTAACAATTTGGTCACTAAAGCAACACTTAACCGTTCCTTTCCGGTATATAACACAATTCCCCGATGGCTTCACAAAGGTGCAGTATGcgctgtgtgtgcgcgtgagATTAAACGTTCGTTTCTCCCTTAGTCTTCGACGCGGCCCCGTTCGCTTGGCCGGGCTTCAGTGCTGGGATGTATTGGCCCAGGTAGGTCAGCACTATCTCGCGGTAGCGGTACAACACTACGCTGATGATGGTCAGACCGAACAGTACG
This region of Anopheles marshallii chromosome 2, idAnoMarsDA_429_01, whole genome shotgun sequence genomic DNA includes:
- the LOC128706799 gene encoding claspin; amino-acid sequence: MPAEYYDEDGFRLTFDNETADEEKQFYMRVFPNVSKIADRKVHCTTCDAHIGTAPVTEAIIRMHPVLRLTHCRSCHAFYNSGEFDKGEDGSELYCRWCGQGGEVYCCSRCPYVFCKKCITRNLSKECVRDIVENENWHCFSCAPNILWQLRAQHWALENYIEKQKKEIKNQQLSGSTISALMKQDRTYCCQSKGVARLKGSSPAVASVPKKAPKRTYSESGTKRKPSQDNTASFSSDSSGLGPQLTHSILGDLSLDITPVASSSIATASGSSSVTKPTSSGKISAGSAQKKQPKALTFDNKSPATSTPPAKKKRVGNNEVVCTPDILSMLSDENPASEKPVSRPQVVSVGTKALFPVAAKPGGFGNPPVPAIVPLSIGNVASGTPTKTNIPKQKVILHQSMPRNLAVSVPAKRVGLTSMSGQTDSALKQESVTHTVRVPSSTVQRQSNAGSPLLAMFEGFKIDLHTASQQGTYRLPNGKVISVRRQLLDNTAATDTPAKQSQPSVANASIPMPPAGLVPIPTARLLLNNNTQVQQAAGPAIIRNGQDQQLRRMQQQQLQKQQHLLQQQQRFQQQQQHLQQQQHLQQQINMQNQYTQQLQRIQQQQRMSPGQRGPQLTPTRMQQSLHQRPPLHTLQPGPGIARQSANSAPNATVVQGTPDSTQSDWDNLHPYSIVHVLSGLVNGPHENTPLGNSRKDFEKAMLAGAEICKHILAKIATLVNSKAYSNVRNLHDLKELFIHLSYLVTYGIGRFKTLHDRCVNDVKKMGFTQDSDFVMVGDRMVNCTKEADSQSENEEDDDCEIIEQPQTVIEVDSDDEVPSSKEGTVEQAKQPVASDIKEKSVPEERNTSMSLTVGDIKVTWNVVGVVDKPSESQNTAVATSSVTTTDKESDGCQGASKVSTELVESTTATKDQVGSVSSMEQKNPTDGDAASTDASTERSELSRNDDQDQQSKSSASENNEVQNSGEDKDEQVELIEISDKEVSELLDIHMTNEEATLKENSSEPKETVGSMEVIDLDDDVPHLENQNGSKKFEQESGVDKIVTANKCDVVKTTDEKDDKNDGTSKLSDDTNESSAVQKERLSATVEKSQQKDVDNVTGTDRGQGMINDTTLLDELDRSSKGSSSEILNLMDAADDSYHSDSSDLEYSSEYVMQHTEKQLGATLDRCEVSSKEKAIVEEKCKEKAAVPVDSTGTAVEDKVSKEQKNELSHGSKEQNVNEPIEAIDLLDSSEESEISKSTALRDIDVPEEGTPDSEILEESSAGTKESTVNLENDKEESSVVEDQTVDPVEKQSAKPQTSTDDDIEAQDKNSTDDVPTVDETEKKAIVKDGSEDKVNDEMDGKEKDYKEGKEKDEKEEKEKYEKEGKEKDKTEGNDQDLMEKNEEKKMEQDENKMREEKDEMKTINEFNANDFTDKDKHAPENTTKDVDAANVETSSTKRANESSSDGVTNEIAGKPNSTDVDCEHDVSISKSKNDEHEISLESSNDKIDQEPMEVDADVQSSSVDVAIVEQEDEQPMEIAVEVTGDLQKIEPSCSVEKHSEELEMEQDALLVEVAKDAKHLVPLSEKTYTPHTRKDCTIVDVIETKNQCYRSTDEKDKETQRSTEKLLVDSVNEQLVKDGSNEEENAVSHTTAETVENQGNEGVLCSDQDRMEPVEEEKMNERNEKHFNNLSDTAEQVKDTNKSTEKEEIKDMHFTNPPDTATRACEQGQDKEASTAMEVDSTNS